TGAAAGTTCGGAACCGTACGAACGCTCCGACGATGGGGCCATGAGCCAGAACACCGCACCCCGCCAGACGGGCAACCAGCCGGGCACCAGGTCGAGCAGCTCCGGCGCCTGGGCCGCCGGCGGCACCCTCTTCGCCGGCGTCCTCATGCTGGTCACCGGCTTCATGGACATCTTCCAGGGCATCGCCGGCATAGCCGAGGACGACGTCTACACCCGCATCGGCGACTACGTCTTCAAGTTCAACCTCACCACCTGGGGCTGGATCCACCTGATCCTCGGCGTCATCGTCGCCATCGCCGGCTTCGGCATCCTCAAGGGCGCCGAGTGGGGCCGGATCGCCGGTATCTCCCTCGCCTCCCTCAACGTCCTCTTCCAGTTCCTCTTCCTG
The DNA window shown above is from Streptomyces vietnamensis and carries:
- a CDS encoding DUF7144 family membrane protein, translated to MSQNTAPRQTGNQPGTRSSSSGAWAAGGTLFAGVLMLVTGFMDIFQGIAGIAEDDVYTRIGDYVFKFNLTTWGWIHLILGVIVAIAGFGILKGAEWGRIAGISLASLNVLFQFLFLPYQPWWALFSMAISIFVIWALATDDAYGRGETF